A single region of the Enterobacter cloacae complex sp. R_G8 genome encodes:
- a CDS encoding Gfo/Idh/MocA family protein, with amino-acid sequence MNKNDGMNYAPVGKPQPVVREGEFVFAAAALDHGHIYGMSNGLIEAGATLKWVYDPDPAKVDKFIQQYPQARVADSLDVILADDEVRLVAGAAIPAERCALGLKAMAAGKDYFTDKAPLTTLEQLADAKAMVEKTGRKYAVYYSERLHVESAVFAGQLVQQGAIGRVVQTLGTGPHREGTGRPDWFYDRRYFGGILCDIGSHQIEQFLFYTGNSDASVVASQVRNVKHPQYPAFEDFGDAMLKGENGASGYFRCDWFTPDGLSTWGDGRLTLLGTEGYIEIRKYVDLTRGEQDVVYLVNKEGEFRYPVAGQVGFPFFGELILDCLHRTEHAMTQAHAFKAAELCVKAQMLANATN; translated from the coding sequence ATGAACAAAAATGACGGCATGAACTACGCGCCGGTGGGTAAACCTCAGCCCGTTGTCAGGGAAGGAGAGTTTGTCTTTGCCGCTGCCGCGCTCGACCACGGTCATATCTACGGCATGAGCAACGGCCTGATTGAAGCGGGCGCCACGCTGAAATGGGTCTACGACCCCGATCCGGCAAAAGTGGACAAATTCATTCAGCAGTATCCGCAGGCCAGGGTTGCAGACTCCCTGGATGTCATACTCGCCGACGACGAGGTGCGTCTGGTAGCTGGCGCCGCCATTCCCGCGGAGCGCTGCGCGCTGGGGCTGAAAGCGATGGCCGCAGGCAAAGACTACTTCACCGATAAAGCCCCTCTTACCACCCTTGAACAACTGGCGGATGCCAAAGCCATGGTGGAAAAAACGGGCCGGAAATACGCCGTGTACTACAGCGAGCGCCTGCACGTTGAGAGCGCGGTCTTTGCCGGACAGCTGGTGCAGCAAGGGGCCATTGGCCGCGTCGTACAAACGCTGGGGACGGGCCCGCACCGGGAAGGGACCGGCCGCCCGGACTGGTTCTACGATCGGCGCTATTTCGGCGGCATTCTGTGCGATATCGGCAGCCACCAGATTGAGCAGTTCCTGTTTTACACCGGCAACAGCGACGCCTCTGTGGTGGCAAGCCAGGTACGGAACGTTAAACACCCGCAGTATCCCGCCTTCGAAGATTTTGGCGATGCCATGCTGAAAGGGGAAAACGGCGCCAGCGGCTATTTCCGCTGCGACTGGTTTACTCCTGACGGGCTCTCGACCTGGGGCGATGGCCGCCTGACGCTGCTCGGCACCGAAGGCTATATCGAGATCCGCAAGTATGTCGATCTTACTCGTGGCGAACAGGACGTGGTGTATCTCGTCAATAAAGAGGGAGAGTTCCGTTATCCGGTCGCCGGCCAGGTCGGTTTCCCGTTCTTTGGCGAACTGATCCTCGACTGTTTGCATCGTACTGAACATGCCATGACCCAGGCTCACGCCTTTAAGGCGGCGGAGCTCTGCGTGAAGGCACAGATGCTGGCCAACGCCACGAACTAA
- a CDS encoding Gfo/Idh/MocA family protein, with the protein MKLLNTAVIGAGAIHGCHVNALRQLPNVALRALADIDSVKGLKLALGYQCRFYQDYREMLLDEAIDVVHICTPHFEHKSMILAALAAGKHVFCEKPVGMNSSELVDISRAADQASGLLGVCYQNRLNPTSLRIRQALDEGELGKMLSIKAVLTWSRSGAYYTRSPWRGRLATEGGSLLINQAIHTLDLMQWFAGGVTHVKGVVDSGELADVTEGEDSAMATLHFANGARGLFYASNCNTTDSPLLMEIHCEQGSLLLNDNTLWRVTPGERVRLACDDSPDGSVKSYWGLGHHQAIRRFYQTITHPGYTDYTDIGEAGKSLTLVEAIYRSSQLRQWIEINK; encoded by the coding sequence ATGAAGCTCCTGAACACGGCGGTGATCGGCGCCGGAGCGATTCACGGTTGCCACGTGAATGCGCTGCGCCAGCTCCCCAACGTTGCGCTGCGCGCGCTGGCAGATATCGACAGCGTCAAAGGTCTGAAGCTGGCATTAGGCTATCAGTGCCGCTTCTACCAGGATTACCGGGAGATGCTGCTGGATGAAGCCATCGACGTGGTCCATATCTGCACGCCGCACTTTGAGCATAAAAGCATGATCCTGGCGGCCCTCGCTGCCGGAAAGCATGTTTTCTGCGAAAAACCGGTGGGCATGAACAGCAGCGAACTGGTGGATATCTCCCGCGCCGCTGACCAGGCGTCGGGTCTGCTCGGCGTGTGTTATCAGAACCGGCTCAACCCCACCAGCCTGCGCATTCGTCAGGCGCTGGACGAAGGCGAGCTGGGAAAAATGCTCAGCATCAAAGCGGTGCTGACGTGGTCGCGCTCGGGTGCGTACTACACCCGGAGTCCGTGGCGTGGGCGACTGGCTACGGAAGGGGGCAGCCTGCTGATCAACCAGGCCATTCATACCCTCGACCTGATGCAGTGGTTCGCCGGCGGCGTGACGCATGTGAAAGGCGTGGTGGATAGCGGTGAGCTGGCGGACGTGACGGAAGGCGAAGACAGCGCGATGGCTACGCTGCACTTTGCTAACGGCGCGCGCGGCCTGTTTTACGCCAGCAACTGCAATACCACCGATTCCCCGCTTCTGATGGAGATCCACTGCGAGCAGGGCTCGCTGCTGCTGAACGACAACACGCTCTGGCGCGTGACGCCGGGCGAGCGCGTCAGGCTCGCCTGCGACGACTCCCCGGACGGTTCGGTCAAAAGCTACTGGGGCCTGGGCCACCATCAGGCGATCCGTCGTTTTTATCAGACTATCACCCACCCCGGTTACACGGATTACACCGATATCGGTGAAGCCGGGAAATCACTCACCCTTGTGGAGGCTATTTATCGATCATCTCAATTACGGCAATGGATAGAAATCAATAAATAG
- a CDS encoding MFS transporter, with product MVKPTERRVGYGVALGYGITDLFGGGAFAIIGTWLLFFYTTYCGLSVVEAGSIFAIARVIDALLSPIMGYITDNFGDTWLGRKFGRRRFFLLLSSPLMFLYALLWLTDMGYWYYLGTYLSIELLSAMVLVPWETLAAEMTNRYEERSRLSGVRMICSQLGGFLAVSVPGVIMQFTGKDNPFTYTLTGLIFSCVFCIAVFITWYTTWEAKNVQQESTFKVDNQRSSGIVNHLKYLVLDLFSSFRIRAFRLHIIIYIFSFTAMDVFGSVFTYYVVYCLSQDAAAVSGWLSVAAFASVPGTYGFMLLLNRLNMTPSGALRLSYSCIFLVLAFLFTVYLTKTQVPTLLFSAVFILLGAARSGLYYIPWNIYSFIPDIDEMVTQQRREGIFAGVMVLTRKSTVAIAIMIIGLVLQESGFVKGGGAQPESALGAIIGLMIFATAALLAVSFFTTYKFKLTRETHKLLLKEIARRKLGGDYRDCDANTRVVIKQLTGYEYDQVWGGDAARRAVNNVGLSAAK from the coding sequence ATGGTCAAACCAACTGAACGTAGAGTGGGTTATGGCGTGGCGCTCGGCTACGGTATAACCGATCTGTTTGGCGGAGGCGCTTTCGCCATTATCGGCACCTGGCTTTTATTTTTTTACACCACCTATTGCGGGCTCTCTGTCGTCGAAGCGGGTTCGATATTTGCTATTGCCCGCGTCATTGATGCGTTATTAAGCCCGATTATGGGTTATATTACTGATAATTTCGGTGATACCTGGCTCGGGCGTAAATTTGGCCGTCGCCGCTTCTTTTTATTACTCAGTTCGCCCTTAATGTTTCTGTATGCCCTGCTGTGGCTGACAGACATGGGTTACTGGTATTACCTGGGCACTTACCTCTCTATTGAGCTATTGTCAGCGATGGTGCTGGTGCCCTGGGAAACCCTGGCCGCAGAAATGACTAACCGGTATGAAGAGCGTAGCCGTCTCTCCGGCGTGCGCATGATCTGCTCCCAGCTCGGCGGCTTTCTTGCGGTTTCCGTACCCGGCGTCATTATGCAGTTCACGGGGAAAGATAATCCGTTTACCTATACGCTTACCGGGCTGATATTCTCCTGCGTCTTCTGTATTGCGGTATTTATTACCTGGTACACCACCTGGGAAGCGAAAAATGTGCAACAGGAGTCCACGTTTAAAGTGGATAATCAGCGCAGCAGCGGAATCGTTAATCACCTGAAATATCTGGTGCTGGATCTCTTTTCCTCTTTCCGTATTCGTGCGTTTCGCCTGCATATTATTATTTATATCTTTTCGTTTACGGCGATGGACGTATTCGGTTCGGTGTTTACGTATTATGTCGTGTATTGCCTGAGCCAGGACGCGGCAGCCGTGTCGGGCTGGTTGAGCGTTGCGGCTTTCGCCTCGGTACCTGGCACGTATGGATTTATGCTGCTCCTGAACCGGCTGAACATGACGCCGTCTGGCGCCCTGCGTCTCTCCTACAGCTGTATTTTCCTGGTCCTGGCGTTCCTGTTTACGGTCTACCTGACCAAAACCCAGGTGCCCACACTGCTGTTCTCGGCGGTCTTTATCCTGCTCGGTGCCGCGCGCTCTGGCCTCTATTACATACCGTGGAACATCTACAGCTTCATTCCGGATATTGACGAGATGGTGACGCAGCAGCGCCGCGAAGGGATTTTTGCCGGAGTGATGGTCCTGACCCGCAAAAGCACCGTGGCGATCGCCATCATGATTATTGGCCTGGTCCTGCAGGAGTCCGGCTTTGTGAAGGGCGGCGGCGCACAGCCTGAAAGCGCGCTGGGGGCGATTATAGGCCTGATGATCTTCGCGACGGCAGCCCTGCTGGCGGTGAGCTTCTTCACTACCTATAAGTTCAAGCTCACCCGCGAGACGCATAAACTGCTTCTCAAGGAGATTGCCCGCCGTAAGCTGGGCGGCGATTACCGCGACTGCGATGCCAATACCCGTGTGGTGATAAAACAGCTCACAGGCTATGAGTACGATCAGGTGTGGGGAGGCGATGCTGCCCGTCGTGCGGTGAACAACGTCGGGTTATCAGCCGCAAAATAG
- a CDS encoding YrhA family protein, whose translation MKMKSNVTELLIELRKMMTDLEYPVQQPINTSFLDSLTKGHRNTASPILDQIGNETCLLLVNQPDYTTFIKTMDGFEYNGLTMFSLSIPEPIVKNLFIMNEFYRNNDYLDPELQERLVIGEDGMSLFTYDAKMNLFEIRDNASTESIYGSFDNFNDFLSEILDSVK comes from the coding sequence ATGAAAATGAAATCAAATGTAACAGAACTACTAATAGAATTAAGAAAGATGATGACTGATTTAGAATACCCAGTACAGCAACCTATTAACACATCATTTCTTGATAGTCTAACAAAAGGACATAGAAATACTGCATCACCAATACTGGATCAAATCGGGAATGAAACTTGTCTTCTTTTAGTGAATCAACCTGATTATACTACATTCATCAAAACAATGGATGGATTTGAGTATAACGGGCTGACAATGTTTAGTTTATCAATTCCAGAACCAATAGTTAAAAACTTGTTCATTATGAATGAGTTTTATCGCAATAATGATTATTTAGATCCCGAATTACAAGAACGATTAGTTATTGGGGAGGATGGAATGTCATTGTTTACTTATGATGCAAAAATGAATTTATTTGAAATTCGTGACAATGCCTCTACAGAGTCGATATATGGTTCCTTTGATAATTTCAATGACTTTTTAAGTGAAATACTTGACTCTGTAAAATAA
- a CDS encoding HNH endonuclease signature motif containing protein: MSFSLPGFNVFYLSRDNLEPEKYELITRPSVTWDYIRQEYEFDDRYRDHYHVEGLRPRPSCSRSYAYQNNHANGFNTEKRLRYLVFRGEVVMLNRYGSPGELFYIDEEGQLICRNDHVFEMNGAEQILREYRNSVGCRYYRSGKPRPTSFALSFSGGISAPASEPTYQAINSKAAGRLLAAGGVYNGNVEGFRKTAEQLGGDAVKGYEQVLNEQTAGTAIAAASILLAKRPNSESFGEVYNYLGKVRGETKLLNNIEVKEINYIKRDPSETMLLRKEFNNTVRKKFLNQLSNSSDAANVFEPSDLFKMSKGTVPDGWEVHHKLPLDDGGTNAFDNLSLIEKEPFHKVLTNMQRTSTRGMLPGDSKVTPWVMPTGSIYPLK; the protein is encoded by the coding sequence ATGAGTTTTAGCTTACCGGGATTTAACGTGTTTTACCTGTCCAGGGATAACCTTGAACCAGAGAAGTATGAGTTGATTACTCGCCCTTCTGTCACATGGGATTACATCAGACAGGAGTATGAATTCGATGACAGGTACCGTGATCATTATCATGTCGAAGGGCTCAGGCCACGACCATCCTGTTCACGTAGCTATGCTTATCAGAACAATCATGCTAATGGATTCAACACAGAAAAGCGGCTGAGATATCTTGTCTTCAGAGGTGAAGTTGTGATGTTAAACCGTTACGGTTCCCCTGGAGAACTTTTCTATATTGATGAAGAAGGCCAGCTTATCTGCAGGAATGACCATGTGTTTGAAATGAATGGGGCTGAACAGATCCTGAGAGAGTACAGGAATTCTGTAGGGTGCAGATACTACCGTTCAGGAAAGCCCCGCCCAACTTCGTTTGCTTTATCTTTCTCAGGTGGCATATCAGCCCCCGCTTCTGAGCCGACATACCAGGCAATTAACAGCAAGGCCGCAGGACGTCTACTTGCGGCTGGCGGTGTCTACAATGGTAACGTTGAAGGTTTCAGGAAAACAGCTGAGCAGTTAGGTGGAGATGCTGTTAAGGGATATGAACAAGTATTGAATGAACAGACAGCAGGTACAGCTATTGCGGCGGCTTCAATTCTGTTAGCGAAACGACCTAATAGTGAGTCTTTTGGAGAAGTGTATAACTACTTAGGTAAAGTAAGGGGAGAGACAAAACTATTAAACAATATAGAAGTGAAAGAAATAAATTACATAAAACGTGATCCTTCTGAAACTATGTTACTGAGGAAAGAATTTAATAATACAGTGAGGAAGAAATTTCTTAATCAATTATCCAATTCTTCAGATGCAGCTAACGTCTTCGAACCTTCAGATTTGTTCAAAATGAGTAAGGGTACAGTACCAGATGGCTGGGAAGTTCATCATAAACTACCATTGGATGATGGTGGCACAAATGCCTTTGATAACTTATCATTGATTGAAAAAGAACCGTTTCATAAGGTGTTAACAAATATGCAGAGAACATCGACAAGAGGTATGCTACCGGGAGACAGCAAAGTAACTCCATGGGTTATGCCTACTGGCTCGATTTATCCGCTTAAATAA
- a CDS encoding hemolysin family protein: MLNSILVILCLIAVSAFFSISEISLAASRKIKLKLLADEGNINASRILKMQENPGTFFTVVQIGLNAVAILGGIVGDAAFSPAFYSLFVQYMSAELAEQMSFILSFSLVTGMFILFADLTPKRIGMIAPEAVALRIINPMRFCLFVFRPLVWFFNGLANVIFRIFKLPMVRKDDITSDDIYAVVEAGALAGVLRKQEHELIENVFELESRTVPSSMTGRESVIWFDLHEDEQSLKNKVAEHPHSKFLVCNEDIDHIIGYVDSKDLLNRVLANQSLALNSGVQIRNTLIVPDTLTLSEALESFKTAGEDFAVIMNEYALVVGIITLNDVMTTLMGDLVGQGLEEQIVARDENSWLIDGATPIDDVMRVLDIDEFPQSGNYETIGGFMMFMLRKIPKRTDSVKFSGYKFEVVDIDNYRIDQLLVTRIDNKPTVLVPKLPDAEEKVSA, translated from the coding sequence ATGTTAAACAGTATTTTAGTAATACTTTGTCTGATAGCCGTCAGCGCATTTTTCTCGATATCCGAGATCTCGCTGGCCGCGTCCCGTAAAATCAAACTTAAGCTGCTTGCCGACGAAGGCAACATCAATGCTTCCCGTATCCTGAAGATGCAGGAAAATCCTGGAACGTTCTTCACCGTGGTACAAATTGGCCTGAACGCGGTCGCTATTCTCGGCGGTATCGTGGGGGATGCAGCGTTTTCTCCGGCCTTTTACAGCCTGTTCGTCCAGTACATGTCCGCCGAACTTGCCGAGCAGATGAGCTTTATTCTCTCCTTCTCGCTGGTTACCGGGATGTTCATCCTGTTCGCTGACCTGACCCCGAAACGCATCGGTATGATTGCGCCAGAAGCTGTGGCTTTGCGTATCATCAACCCGATGCGCTTCTGCCTGTTCGTGTTCCGTCCGCTGGTGTGGTTCTTCAACGGCCTGGCGAACGTCATCTTCCGCATCTTTAAACTGCCGATGGTGCGTAAAGATGACATCACCTCCGACGACATCTACGCCGTTGTAGAAGCCGGTGCGCTGGCCGGGGTGCTGCGTAAGCAGGAGCATGAGCTGATCGAAAATGTGTTCGAGCTGGAATCCCGTACCGTGCCCTCTTCCATGACGGGCCGTGAAAGCGTGATTTGGTTCGATCTGCATGAAGACGAGCAGAGCCTGAAGAATAAAGTCGCGGAGCACCCGCACTCTAAATTCCTGGTCTGTAATGAAGATATCGACCACATCATCGGCTATGTGGACTCCAAAGATCTGCTGAACCGCGTGCTGGCGAACCAAAGCCTGGCGCTCAACAGCGGCGTGCAGATCCGCAATACCCTGATTGTACCGGACACGTTGACGCTCTCTGAAGCGCTGGAAAGTTTCAAAACCGCCGGTGAAGACTTCGCCGTTATCATGAACGAATACGCGCTGGTGGTGGGCATCATTACCCTCAACGACGTCATGACCACGCTGATGGGTGACCTGGTCGGCCAGGGTCTGGAAGAGCAGATTGTGGCGCGTGATGAGAACTCATGGCTGATTGACGGCGCAACGCCAATCGACGACGTGATGCGCGTGCTGGATATCGACGAGTTCCCGCAGTCAGGCAACTACGAGACCATCGGCGGCTTTATGATGTTTATGCTGCGTAAAATCCCAAAGCGCACCGACTCGGTGAAGTTCTCCGGCTACAAGTTTGAAGTGGTGGATATTGATAACTACCGCATCGACCAGTTGCTGGTGACGCGTATTGATAACAAACCGACCGTGCTGGTGCCGAAGCTGCCGGATGCGGAAGAGAAGGTGTCAGCGTGA
- a CDS encoding polymorphic toxin type 44 domain-containing protein: MRRPAIAVKPQPPYDISSFSPPGVSLSNNMMIARFHYGPSALTYLWFYKQVRGHGPWDYKNILGRQYENFGNFHFGAVGIAAGIQPEILLRAAGLAQILAGISDPGFKNYQGPDSHGDDPTDQTWIRAGIDYAQRSGF; the protein is encoded by the coding sequence ATGAGACGTCCAGCGATTGCTGTTAAGCCTCAACCTCCTTATGATATTTCTTCATTTTCTCCACCTGGCGTTTCGTTATCAAACAACATGATGATTGCGCGGTTCCATTATGGCCCGTCAGCGCTGACCTACTTATGGTTTTATAAGCAAGTAAGAGGGCATGGCCCTTGGGATTATAAAAACATATTAGGCAGGCAATACGAAAATTTTGGGAATTTTCATTTCGGAGCGGTAGGCATTGCCGCCGGAATTCAACCCGAGATATTATTGCGGGCAGCTGGACTTGCTCAAATTCTTGCAGGGATCAGCGACCCTGGTTTTAAAAATTATCAAGGGCCAGATTCACATGGGGATGATCCAACCGATCAGACATGGATTAGAGCAGGAATAGACTATGCTCAACGCTCTGGTTTTTAA
- a CDS encoding type VI secretion system tube protein TssD, whose translation MAIPAYLWLKDDGGALIKGAVDVQDRESSIEVNGFSHNVSIPTDPLTGKITGTRKHSSILFMKEFDCSSPYLFKAVCSGQTLISAEFKWYCINDAGQEVEYNNMFLENVKIVGVSPVMHDTKDASKEKHNHLECVEMRYEKITWKHCDGNLLFSDSWNERA comes from the coding sequence ATGGCTATTCCTGCTTATTTATGGCTGAAGGATGACGGTGGTGCGTTAATAAAAGGTGCTGTTGACGTACAAGATAGAGAGTCAAGTATAGAGGTAAATGGGTTTTCACATAATGTATCTATTCCAACAGATCCATTGACAGGAAAAATTACCGGAACAAGGAAGCACTCAAGTATCCTCTTTATGAAAGAATTTGATTGTTCATCTCCCTATCTGTTCAAGGCGGTTTGTAGCGGTCAAACGTTAATAAGCGCAGAGTTTAAATGGTATTGTATTAACGATGCGGGTCAGGAAGTTGAGTATAACAACATGTTTCTTGAAAACGTAAAAATTGTCGGTGTTTCGCCTGTCATGCATGATACGAAAGATGCTTCGAAAGAGAAACATAATCACCTTGAATGTGTTGAGATGCGATATGAAAAAATAACATGGAAACACTGTGATGGGAATTTGCTCTTTTCCGATAGCTGGAACGAAAGGGCATAA
- a CDS encoding DUF1107 domain-containing protein produces MKIFQRYNPLQVAKYVKILFRGRLYIKDVGAFEFDKGKILVPKVKDKQHLSVMSEVNRQVMRLQTEMA; encoded by the coding sequence ATGAAAATTTTCCAACGCTACAACCCGCTTCAGGTGGCGAAGTACGTGAAGATCCTGTTCCGTGGACGGTTGTATATCAAGGATGTTGGCGCTTTTGAGTTTGATAAGGGCAAGATCCTTGTCCCAAAAGTGAAGGACAAACAGCACTTGTCTGTGATGTCCGAAGTCAACCGTCAGGTTATGCGTCTGCAAACTGAGATGGCTTAA
- a CDS encoding YtfJ family protein, whose translation MTLRNILAAACLLLPLWASAHNIEKGQRVPPVGIADRGELILDNDKFSYKPWNSAQLAGKVRVVQHIAGRTSAKEKNANLVEAIKAAKFPHDRYQTTTIVNTDDAIPGSGMFVRSSLESNKKLYPWSQFIVDSNGVMRKAWQLEEESSAIIVLDKNGQVQWVKDGALTQEEVQQVVDLLHKLLAQ comes from the coding sequence ATGACCCTACGTAACATTCTTGCAGCCGCATGCCTGCTCCTGCCCCTGTGGGCGAGTGCCCACAACATTGAAAAAGGACAACGCGTACCGCCAGTCGGCATTGCTGACCGGGGAGAATTGATTCTCGACAATGATAAGTTTAGCTACAAACCGTGGAATAGCGCGCAGCTCGCGGGCAAAGTGAGAGTTGTACAACATATTGCCGGTCGTACATCTGCAAAAGAGAAAAACGCAAACCTGGTGGAAGCGATCAAGGCCGCAAAATTCCCGCATGACCGCTATCAGACCACCACCATTGTGAACACCGACGATGCCATCCCTGGCTCCGGGATGTTTGTGCGCTCAAGCCTTGAGAGCAACAAAAAGCTCTACCCGTGGTCGCAGTTTATTGTCGACAGCAACGGCGTGATGCGCAAAGCCTGGCAGCTTGAGGAAGAGAGTTCCGCGATTATCGTGCTGGATAAAAATGGCCAGGTGCAGTGGGTAAAAGACGGGGCGTTGACCCAGGAAGAGGTGCAGCAGGTGGTTGATCTGCTGCACAAGCTACTGGCTCAGTAA
- the cysQ gene encoding 3'(2'),5'-bisphosphate nucleotidase CysQ has product MLDKICQLARDAGDAIMQVYDGAQPMNVVSKADDSPVTAADIAAHGVIMKGLQALTPEIPVLSEEAPQSWDERQHWQRYWLVDPLDGTKEFIKRNGEFTVNIALIDKGKAVLGVVYAPVMKVMYSAAEGKAWKEECGVRKPIQVRDARPPLVVISRSHSDSELEEYLQQLGEHQTTSIGSSLKFCLVAEGQAQLYPRFGPTNVWDTAAGHAVAAAAGAHVHDWQGKPLDYTPRESFLNPGFRVSLY; this is encoded by the coding sequence ATGTTAGATAAAATTTGTCAGCTCGCACGGGATGCGGGTGATGCCATTATGCAGGTGTATGATGGCGCACAACCGATGAATGTCGTCAGCAAGGCGGATGATTCCCCGGTCACAGCGGCGGATATCGCGGCGCATGGCGTGATCATGAAAGGGCTACAGGCACTCACGCCAGAGATCCCCGTGCTTTCCGAAGAAGCGCCGCAGAGCTGGGATGAGCGCCAGCACTGGCAGCGTTACTGGCTGGTCGATCCTCTTGACGGCACCAAAGAGTTTATCAAGCGTAACGGTGAATTCACCGTGAATATCGCCCTGATCGACAAGGGTAAAGCGGTGCTTGGGGTGGTCTACGCGCCGGTAATGAAAGTCATGTACAGCGCTGCGGAAGGCAAAGCCTGGAAGGAAGAGTGCGGCGTGCGTAAGCCAATCCAGGTGCGCGATGCGCGTCCTCCGCTGGTGGTTATCAGCCGCTCGCACAGCGACAGCGAGCTGGAGGAGTACCTGCAACAGCTGGGTGAACACCAGACAACGTCGATTGGCTCATCGCTCAAATTCTGCCTGGTGGCGGAGGGGCAGGCGCAGCTCTACCCGCGTTTCGGGCCGACGAACGTCTGGGACACGGCAGCCGGCCACGCGGTAGCCGCGGCCGCGGGTGCGCATGTTCATGACTGGCAGGGCAAGCCGCTGGACTACACCCCGCGCGAATCATTCCTCAATCCTGGCTTCCGGGTCTCTCTTTACTGA